A genomic window from Archaeoglobus neptunius includes:
- a CDS encoding PfkB family carbohydrate kinase yields the protein MFSAYAPALVDYIYMIDRYPTRGGHSVIKKTSKSPGGAGCNVAHNIASLGIKASIYTTLGRDEDAEYFIRNTAAEVVAKFTDRKTGRVHVFVDKDGERTFFVEPNAAGKPFVKVQGGEFLYLDPFPSEKSFGLQREAAEKFDGFVILNPGFPYVHLGYEALKPLLDSTHMLILSSDEFSMLNVEVVDLLKHVDYLIVTQGRLGSVCYTRKGESYRADAFKAKVVDATGAGDAFAAGFIYGFIMDYPVDVCLKLGNFCGAYNVERVGARNFPSPKTIKDFLATVLR from the coding sequence GTGTTCTCAGCTTACGCTCCGGCACTGGTCGACTACATCTACATGATTGACAGGTATCCCACCCGAGGAGGACACTCCGTAATTAAAAAGACCAGCAAATCACCGGGAGGTGCGGGATGCAATGTGGCACACAATATTGCATCTCTTGGAATAAAAGCTTCGATCTACACAACTCTGGGCAGAGACGAGGATGCGGAGTACTTTATTAGGAATACAGCCGCCGAGGTTGTTGCGAAATTCACTGACAGAAAAACCGGAAGAGTTCATGTTTTTGTTGACAAAGATGGAGAAAGGACTTTTTTTGTTGAACCAAACGCTGCTGGAAAGCCTTTCGTCAAAGTTCAGGGGGGTGAGTTTCTGTACCTTGACCCATTTCCATCGGAAAAAAGCTTTGGTCTGCAGAGGGAAGCTGCCGAAAAATTTGACGGATTTGTAATCCTCAATCCAGGATTCCCATACGTGCATTTGGGGTATGAGGCACTCAAACCTCTTCTCGACAGCACACACATGCTCATTTTATCCTCGGATGAATTTTCGATGCTGAATGTGGAAGTTGTCGATCTTCTAAAACACGTTGACTATCTCATTGTCACACAGGGCAGGCTTGGCAGTGTCTGTTATACCAGGAAAGGTGAGAGCTATCGGGCAGATGCTTTCAAGGCCAAAGTTGTAGACGCCACTGGGGCTGGAGATGCATTCGCTGCAGGTTTTATTTATGGTTTCATTATGGATTACCCCGTTGACGTATGTTTAAAGCTGGGAAATTTCTGTGGTGCCTACAACGTTGAAAGAGTTGGTGCAAGAAATTTCCCATCCCCAAAAACCATCAAAGATTTTCTCGCAACAGTTTTAAGGTGA
- a CDS encoding ribbon-helix-helix domain-containing protein has protein sequence MPPTRKISIRLTEKYYTKLELLVESGEFTSVSEAIREAVKLLLEKYSAQLESIAKMDSFR, from the coding sequence ATGCCTCCGACCAGAAAGATAAGCATAAGGCTGACCGAGAAATATTACACGAAACTCGAGCTCCTCGTGGAGAGCGGGGAGTTCACGTCGGTTAGCGAAGCGATCAGGGAGGCAGTAAAGCTTCTGCTTGAAAAATATAGTGCCCAGCTTGAGAGTATTGCTAAAATGGATAGTTTCAGGTAG
- the ftsZ gene encoding cell division protein FtsZ yields the protein MKSIVSKAQMFLEQERLSRGEDDIKDFETPKIVVVGCGGSGNNTVNRLSNMGVESAMTVAINTDKQQLLRTKADKRVLIGRSITRGLGAGGYPDIGRKAAELARNVLEELLCDSDMVFVCAGLGGGTGTGSAPVVADVAKKQGAIVIGFAQMPFKVERARIQKALDGLEEMKEVCDTVVVLDNNKLLEYYPNLPIDAAFSVMDQLIAETIKGISDTITVPSLVNIDFADVKAIMGHGGVAVMLVGEAKAQDKANAVVRDCLTHPLLDVDYRGATGSLVHISGGHDLTLKEAEEIIRNLTFEIDDYANVIWGARIDREFEGFVRVVSIMTGIKDRDFVGSLNYDIVPQKKKIRDFRVEENFTRPNGRVKSSKAAVPIIDRL from the coding sequence ATGAAGAGTATAGTTAGTAAGGCCCAGATGTTTTTGGAGCAGGAAAGGTTGAGCAGAGGAGAGGACGATATAAAGGACTTTGAAACGCCAAAGATCGTTGTTGTCGGCTGCGGTGGGAGTGGAAACAACACCGTTAACAGACTTTCAAACATGGGTGTTGAAAGTGCGATGACAGTTGCAATAAATACGGACAAGCAGCAGCTTTTGAGGACAAAGGCCGACAAGCGAGTTTTGATTGGCAGAAGTATAACAAGGGGTCTTGGTGCCGGCGGATATCCAGATATAGGGCGGAAAGCAGCGGAACTGGCAAGAAATGTACTCGAAGAGCTTCTCTGCGACTCGGATATGGTTTTTGTATGTGCAGGACTTGGTGGCGGTACCGGAACCGGTTCAGCGCCTGTTGTTGCTGATGTAGCCAAAAAACAGGGAGCGATAGTTATCGGCTTCGCCCAGATGCCGTTCAAGGTTGAAAGGGCCAGAATTCAAAAGGCGCTTGACGGTTTGGAGGAGATGAAGGAGGTCTGTGATACTGTCGTCGTTCTTGACAATAACAAACTTCTCGAATACTATCCAAATCTGCCAATTGATGCCGCCTTTAGTGTTATGGATCAGCTCATAGCCGAAACAATAAAGGGCATTTCTGACACGATAACAGTCCCATCCCTTGTTAACATCGACTTTGCGGATGTTAAGGCGATAATGGGTCATGGTGGAGTTGCAGTAATGCTGGTTGGCGAGGCAAAAGCTCAGGACAAGGCAAATGCAGTTGTCAGGGATTGCCTAACCCACCCACTGCTCGATGTTGATTACAGAGGTGCAACGGGCTCTCTTGTTCACATCTCGGGAGGGCACGATCTGACTCTAAAAGAGGCAGAGGAAATCATCCGGAACCTCACCTTTGAGATTGACGACTACGCCAACGTCATCTGGGGAGCAAGGATAGACAGGGAGTTTGAGGGATTCGTCAGGGTTGTTTCAATAATGACCGGGATAAAGGACAGGGACTTTGTCGGTTCACTAAACTATGACATCGTTCCGCAAAAGAAGAAAATCAGGGACTTCAGAGTTGAGGAGAACTTTACCAGACCGAATGGAAGGGTAAAGTCCAGCAAGGCTGCAGTACCGATAATAGATAGACTCTAA
- a CDS encoding MTH1187 family thiamine-binding protein translates to MIVEISVVPIGVGESLSRYIAVAIQVLSKMGLKFELNPMGTVFEVGDFQKLAEVLEEIDRSLFESGSPRNYFVVKIDHRKKGGKMEDKVRSVIQKTK, encoded by the coding sequence ATGATAGTGGAGATTTCTGTTGTGCCGATTGGTGTTGGCGAATCCTTGAGCAGGTATATTGCTGTGGCAATACAGGTTTTAAGCAAAATGGGGTTGAAATTTGAACTGAACCCAATGGGTACGGTTTTTGAAGTAGGCGATTTTCAGAAACTGGCAGAGGTGCTTGAAGAAATTGACAGAAGTCTCTTTGAATCGGGATCTCCGAGAAACTACTTTGTCGTAAAAATCGATCACAGAAAGAAGGGCGGAAAAATGGAGGACAAGGTTAGGTCGGTAATTCAGAAAACGAAGTAG
- a CDS encoding amino acid kinase family protein has translation MIVKVGGSVVGNLEEVFEALGLTDRVCVLPGGWIFADTVRKVDSEFGLSQSASHWMAINAMNMYGHVLGEVGKKYGFSLIEPESFDEIVDGRCILLPYILLRRYDELPHSWDVTSDSIAVWIASKLKVGEVVKVTAAGGVMGEASVLSRVRASELSTDVVDRLTPELLCRYGINMFVCSPKELKYYILRGRANGTLIEGR, from the coding sequence GTGATCGTAAAGGTCGGTGGTAGCGTAGTGGGAAACCTTGAAGAAGTTTTTGAGGCTCTCGGCTTGACGGACAGGGTTTGTGTTCTGCCAGGAGGATGGATTTTTGCAGATACCGTTAGAAAAGTTGACTCGGAATTTGGCCTGTCCCAAAGCGCATCACACTGGATGGCGATAAATGCGATGAACATGTACGGGCATGTGCTCGGAGAGGTGGGCAAAAAATATGGATTTTCACTCATCGAACCGGAGAGCTTTGACGAAATTGTGGATGGCAGGTGCATATTGCTTCCATACATTTTGCTCAGGAGATACGACGAGCTTCCCCATTCCTGGGATGTGACCTCAGACAGCATAGCCGTGTGGATTGCATCAAAATTAAAGGTCGGTGAAGTTGTCAAGGTAACGGCAGCCGGAGGGGTCATGGGAGAGGCTTCAGTTTTATCCAGAGTCAGAGCTTCGGAACTTTCCACAGATGTTGTTGACAGACTCACTCCCGAGCTTCTCTGTAGATATGGAATAAACATGTTCGTCTGCTCTCCGAAAGAGCTAAAATATTATATATTGAGAGGAAGAGCGAATGGCACGCTGATAGAAGGGAGGTGA
- a CDS encoding HVO_2753 family zinc finger protein — MDITRCISCGAVLVGANYVAFPCPECGEMIYRCKKCRKLSNPYVCENCGFEGP; from the coding sequence ATGGACATAACAAGATGCATTAGTTGTGGCGCAGTACTTGTGGGTGCTAATTATGTAGCTTTCCCGTGTCCGGAATGTGGTGAGATGATCTATCGCTGTAAGAAGTGCAGAAAGCTGTCAAATCCCTATGTTTGTGAGAACTGTGGATTTGAGGGTCCATGA
- a CDS encoding elongation factor 1-beta — MGSVVMKIRVMPSDVDVNLDEVLEKIKNIQMEGVELRDSAIQPIAFGLKALVLMAVMPDTGGVGDRYIEEIGKIDGVESVEIEDMELL, encoded by the coding sequence ATGGGTAGTGTTGTGATGAAAATCCGTGTGATGCCGAGCGATGTCGACGTGAATCTTGATGAGGTTCTGGAGAAGATAAAAAACATTCAGATGGAGGGTGTGGAGCTGAGGGATAGTGCGATTCAGCCGATAGCCTTTGGGTTGAAAGCGCTGGTACTTATGGCGGTGATGCCCGATACCGGGGGAGTCGGAGACAGGTACATAGAGGAGATAGGAAAGATAGATGGAGTGGAGAGTGTCGAAATAGAGGATATGGAGTTGCTATGA
- a CDS encoding MBL fold metallo-hydrolase has translation MKPIRIVAPPLAANCYLLADEKKALIDVGGDIEFILRAVSKYIDPKELDYVILTHSHYDHAAAAGHFKGLAKIAIHRDEYSLIKAQGFTSFMFGVSFKPFEPDIMLEGGERIELGEINLEVIHTPGHSPGSICLYEPEKRWLFSGDTVFAHGSFGRVDLPGGSARELIKSLEMLSKLDVENLYPGHEDIVEGNASRHIANSLRIAKMFL, from the coding sequence ATGAAACCGATAAGGATTGTTGCTCCACCCCTTGCAGCAAACTGCTATCTTCTTGCTGATGAGAAGAAGGCCTTGATAGATGTCGGTGGGGATATAGAGTTCATTCTCAGGGCTGTGTCGAAGTATATCGATCCCAAGGAACTTGACTACGTCATCTTGACACACTCCCATTATGACCATGCGGCTGCTGCGGGGCACTTTAAGGGTTTGGCGAAGATAGCAATTCACAGGGATGAGTATTCGCTGATAAAGGCTCAGGGGTTCACATCATTCATGTTCGGTGTCAGCTTCAAACCCTTTGAGCCCGATATTATGCTTGAGGGTGGGGAAAGAATAGAGCTTGGAGAGATAAATCTGGAGGTCATTCACACTCCCGGACACTCTCCCGGAAGTATCTGCCTTTACGAGCCGGAAAAGAGGTGGCTTTTCAGCGGAGATACGGTTTTTGCCCACGGTAGTTTTGGCAGGGTTGATCTGCCCGGTGGAAGTGCGAGGGAACTGATAAAATCTCTGGAAATGCTCTCCAAGCTTGACGTTGAAAATCTGTATCCGGGACATGAGGACATTGTTGAGGGAAATGCGAGCAGACACATAGCCAACTCTCTCAGAATCGCAAAGATGTTTCTGTGA
- a CDS encoding TIGR04140 family protein: protein MKYIHLFGMNAEEIRAEIRRVLDRLGFEIFEKDFEIVASRDEEKVRVEMRYMGKSNLNLPQTEVIFECAEDVHAEIIKELRTSRMGG from the coding sequence GTGAAGTACATACACCTCTTCGGAATGAATGCTGAGGAGATAAGGGCTGAAATCAGGAGAGTGCTTGATAGACTTGGATTCGAGATTTTTGAAAAAGATTTTGAAATCGTTGCATCAAGGGATGAAGAAAAGGTAAGGGTAGAAATGAGGTATATGGGGAAAAGCAACCTCAACCTGCCCCAAACTGAAGTGATTTTTGAATGTGCTGAAGACGTTCACGCCGAAATCATCAAAGAGCTCCGAACTTCGAGGATGGGGGGATGA
- a CDS encoding 2TM domain-containing protein — MAEEITLEDYKKAYREIRKEEEKRGFLVHLAVYLLVNAMLIVINLIYSPEAIWFIYPLIGWGIGISMHYLFGVHWLERTLEEREAKAEYRARKAKK; from the coding sequence ATGGCAGAGGAAATTACATTAGAGGATTATAAAAAAGCATACAGAGAAATAAGAAAGGAGGAGGAGAAAAGAGGGTTTTTAGTCCATTTAGCGGTATACTTACTGGTTAACGCCATGTTGATAGTCATCAACCTGATATATTCTCCAGAAGCGATTTGGTTCATTTACCCGCTTATCGGCTGGGGAATTGGAATATCGATGCACTACCTATTCGGTGTTCACTGGTTAGAGAGAACACTTGAGGAAAGGGAAGCTAAAGCTGAATACAGAGCACGGAAGGCTAAAAAATAA
- a CDS encoding class I SAM-dependent methyltransferase → MKSGFFKNCYGYEKYATVQKSASEILLKLLKIGENDDVLDLGCGTGHLTRKIRSLTKGRVVGIDPSEGMIREAIEKSKGLDITYEIKSAENMDYEEGFDVIFCNSAFQWFKDPEKAIKNCYRSLKRSGRIGTQAPAKKIYCPNFIEAIEMMKRDKRTEKIFAHFREPWFFLETAEEYKSLFERCGFKVMFSITTEHTPEDVFKILSSGAIAGYLNQDCYEVELTEDYISAFMEIVKKAFERQSDENGMVKLKFNRVFLIAVKE, encoded by the coding sequence ATGAAAAGTGGATTTTTCAAAAATTGCTATGGGTATGAAAAATATGCCACTGTTCAAAAATCAGCATCAGAAATACTCTTAAAACTTCTGAAAATCGGAGAGAATGACGATGTTTTAGATTTGGGATGCGGGACCGGACATTTAACGAGAAAGATAAGGAGTCTGACGAAGGGAAGAGTTGTGGGAATAGATCCTTCTGAAGGGATGATAAGGGAAGCCATTGAAAAAAGCAAAGGGTTGGACATAACATACGAAATTAAAAGTGCAGAAAACATGGATTATGAAGAAGGTTTTGATGTTATTTTCTGTAACTCAGCCTTTCAGTGGTTTAAAGATCCGGAGAAAGCGATAAAAAACTGCTACAGATCATTGAAGAGGAGTGGAAGAATCGGGACTCAGGCGCCTGCGAAGAAAATATACTGTCCCAATTTTATAGAGGCTATTGAAATGATGAAGAGAGACAAAAGAACGGAGAAAATATTCGCTCACTTTAGAGAACCATGGTTCTTCCTTGAAACTGCAGAAGAATATAAATCTCTGTTCGAGAGATGCGGTTTTAAAGTTATGTTTTCAATCACAACGGAACACACGCCTGAAGACGTGTTTAAGATACTTTCCTCTGGAGCAATAGCCGGATATCTAAACCAAGACTGCTATGAGGTGGAGCTGACAGAAGACTATATTTCAGCATTCATGGAAATCGTGAAAAAAGCATTTGAACGGCAATCAGATGAAAATGGAATGGTGAAACTAAAATTCAACAGGGTATTTCTGATAGCGGTAAAAGAGTGA
- a CDS encoding DUF6544 family protein, whose product MLKITLIILGLTVVLIVSACVIGSFAFTKKAKEEAEALFTEDKEKLEVVTERDIEGLPEPVQRYLKYTQIIGKEKIKTVRLKQGGYFRTNENQKWMPIKAEQYFNADSVEFVWIAKVRILPFVSIFAKDEFIDGKGNLEVKLLGLVKVADAKGYEVDNGEILRFLAECIWFPSAFLNDYIRWEAINSSSAKATINYKGTEASAIFHFNEKGEVTKITAKRYREVDGRFVLEDWEGLIAEYREFNGVIIPNKVNIVWKLKTGDFCYDKIEITDIEYNRPSVY is encoded by the coding sequence ATGTTAAAAATTACTCTGATTATTTTAGGCCTAACTGTTGTCCTAATAGTATCAGCTTGTGTTATAGGCAGCTTTGCATTTACCAAAAAGGCGAAAGAAGAGGCGGAGGCACTATTTACAGAGGACAAAGAGAAACTGGAAGTCGTTACTGAGAGGGATATAGAAGGATTGCCCGAACCCGTTCAAAGGTATTTGAAGTACACGCAGATTATAGGTAAAGAAAAGATCAAAACAGTGAGGTTGAAACAGGGTGGATATTTTCGGACGAACGAGAATCAAAAGTGGATGCCAATAAAAGCAGAACAATACTTCAATGCTGATTCTGTTGAGTTTGTCTGGATCGCAAAAGTTAGAATCCTTCCATTTGTGTCAATATTCGCAAAGGACGAATTTATCGATGGTAAAGGAAATTTAGAGGTGAAACTGCTCGGACTTGTCAAGGTTGCTGATGCAAAGGGATATGAAGTCGATAATGGAGAAATCCTGAGATTTCTTGCTGAGTGCATATGGTTTCCCTCAGCGTTCTTGAATGACTACATCAGGTGGGAAGCCATCAATAGCAGTTCAGCAAAAGCAACAATTAATTATAAAGGAACTGAAGCCTCTGCCATTTTTCATTTTAATGAAAAAGGAGAGGTAACAAAGATAACAGCAAAGCGATATAGGGAAGTGGATGGCAGATTTGTACTTGAGGACTGGGAAGGGCTGATCGCCGAATACAGGGAGTTTAACGGCGTTATCATTCCGAACAAGGTAAATATTGTCTGGAAATTAAAAACCGGAGATTTCTGCTATGACAAAATTGAGATCACCGACATTGAGTATAACAGGCCTTCAGTGTATTAA
- a CDS encoding type II toxin-antitoxin system HicA family toxin yields the protein MKALKRKGFVLDRVKGSHRIYYHPDTTP from the coding sequence ATCAAGGCTCTTAAAAGGAAAGGATTCGTACTGGATAGAGTTAAAGGAAGTCACCGTATCTACTATCACCCAGACACGACTCCATAA
- a CDS encoding type II toxin-antitoxin system HicB family antitoxin: protein MNVRLSYRILLRKEPEGGYTVTVPSLPGCITYGETIEEAIEMAKEAIELYIESLREHGEEIPTDEGTLEYTLTVETHA from the coding sequence ATCAACGTGAGGTTAAGTTACAGAATCTTGCTTAGAAAAGAGCCAGAAGGAGGTTACACAGTAACAGTTCCATCCCTCCCGGGATGCATTACATATGGCGAAACAATAGAAGAAGCAATTGAGATGGCAAAAGAAGCCATAGAATTGTATATAGAGAGCCTACGAGAACATGGTGAAGAGATTCCAACGGATGAAGGAACCTTGGAATACACATTGACTGTAGAGACTCATGCCTAA
- a CDS encoding HepT-like ribonuclease domain-containing protein gives MSFEEFVKDRKTVNAVIRSLEVMGEAVKKIPSEIRNKYSEIPWKYIAGMRDKLIHEYHGVDLEIVREVIEKEIQPLKPKFEKILEELEE, from the coding sequence ATGAGCTTTGAAGAGTTCGTAAAAGATAGAAAAACTGTAAATGCTGTTATTAGAAGTCTGGAAGTGATGGGTGAGGCTGTGAAGAAAATTCCTTCAGAAATCAGGAACAAATACTCAGAAATTCCGTGGAAATACATTGCAGGTATGAGAGACAAGCTTATTCATGAGTATCACGGTGTTGATTTAGAAATCGTACGGGAGGTCATAGAAAAAGAAATTCAACCTCTCAAACCCAAATTTGAAAAGATACTGGAGGAGTTGGAGGAATGA
- a CDS encoding nucleotidyltransferase family protein has product MKKSLDEIKEIIEKHKGELKEKYGVKETGIFGSFVRGEAKEDRDVDILVEFEKPIGFFKFLELEEYLSNLIGRKVDLVSKKALKPHIGKYILEEVVTV; this is encoded by the coding sequence ATGAAAAAATCACTTGATGAGATTAAGGAGATTATCGAAAAACACAAAGGAGAGCTTAAAGAAAAATATGGTGTTAAAGAAACTGGTATCTTCGGCTCTTTTGTGAGGGGAGAAGCGAAAGAGGACCGTGATGTTGACATACTGGTTGAATTCGAAAAACCGATAGGATTCTTTAAATTCCTCGAACTGGAGGAATATCTGAGCAATTTGATAGGTAGGAAAGTAGACCTTGTATCTAAGAAGGCGCTTAAGCCACATATTGGAAAATATATCCTTGAAGAGGTTGTAACAGTATGA
- a CDS encoding HepT-like ribonuclease domain-containing protein, with protein MKNISETLKEKYPEIAWKEIAKTRDKLIHSYFGVDLGYCVGYNKPRHPSFERTNERNNSKGRMEQQKVKIVVACEILRNFVAAFWVC; from the coding sequence GTGAAAAATATATCTGAAACGTTAAAAGAAAAATATCCCGAAATAGCATGGAAAGAGATCGCTAAAACAAGAGACAAACTCATTCACTCATATTTTGGTGTTGATCTGGGATATTGTGTGGGATATAATAAACCTAGACATCCCTCATTTGAGAGAACAAATGAAAGAAATAATTCAAAGGGAAGGATGGAACAGCAAAAAGTAAAAATTGTGGTAGCATGCGAAATTCTCCGCAACTTCGTTGCTGCCTTTTGGGTCTGCTAA
- a CDS encoding HepT-like ribonuclease domain-containing protein, with amino-acid sequence MSKRRDREYVTDILTACENILCYKEGYDYEMFIGDRKTQDAIIRLR; translated from the coding sequence ATGTCTAAGAGAAGGGACAGGGAGTATGTAACGGATATTCTTACTGCCTGCGAAAACATACTGTGTTACAAAGAAGGGTATGATTATGAGATGTTCATAGGCGATAGAAAAACACAGGATGCAATCATTAGATTGAGATAA
- a CDS encoding nucleotidyltransferase family protein — MSVSKMDSKEIIELIRVHKKELEKFGVKKIGIFGSFTRDETSEESDIDIVVEFERGKGTFKNFGGLVEYLENLFGRSVDILTPTGIESIRSDEIKKSIKQGIIYV; from the coding sequence ATGAGTGTGAGTAAAATGGATAGTAAAGAAATTATTGAACTAATAAGGGTGCACAAAAAAGAACTTGAAAAATTCGGTGTAAAAAAGATTGGGATATTTGGCTCGTTTACCCGTGATGAAACATCTGAGGAGAGTGATATTGATATTGTTGTCGAATTTGAAAGAGGAAAAGGCACATTTAAGAATTTTGGGGGTTTAGTAGAGTATCTCGAGAATCTTTTTGGCAGATCCGTAGATATCTTAACCCCGACGGGTATAGAGTCTATAAGAAGCGATGAGATCAAGAAAAGCATAAAACAGGGAATTATATATGTCTAA
- a CDS encoding class I adenylate-forming enzyme family protein has protein sequence MILHDEDLIREYTERGFWGKSTLLDRFSKNVRDFPEREAIVDPPNRKELVGSDAERLNYRELGRIVDSVAAELQDAGVEKDSVVLVQLPNIWELAMLYLAVSKAGGIISPMPMQWRAKELKYVAELTKAGQYITVEEFKGYKHAEAGKEVVENVITLDEIREMANRNRRPEEVEVSANDVFTICWTSGTEADPKGCPMTHNNWYYISNFRSAMNVPPNPRILCVAPLVNMTGVGVNYIPWIFEAGTFVLHHPFDPVICLRQLVDERIDFTILVPAVLNMALKFPGIEKFDLSVVKTITTGSAPPSKWAIDEFKKRWAIDIVNIWGQNEGTALIAGPLDVPDTAKRVDHFPNWGRDCGWKSGVEGVETEIVDEEGRELTEPGEIGELLYRSPGVIPCYFNRPDLTEKAFVEYNGKRFFRTGDLFVIKDECHIGFYDRKKDIIIRGGFNISAAEIENALLEHPKVLEVAAVGMPDEILGERVCIFVVPRDEEPTLEELREYLKEKGFAVYKLPEKLILADGIPRNPVGKILKSELRKRYRF, from the coding sequence ATGATTTTACATGACGAAGATTTGATTAGAGAGTACACGGAGAGGGGTTTTTGGGGCAAAAGCACTTTGCTTGACAGGTTTTCAAAGAACGTGAGAGATTTTCCTGAGAGAGAGGCTATCGTCGATCCCCCCAACAGGAAGGAGCTTGTTGGCAGCGATGCTGAAAGGTTGAATTATAGGGAACTTGGCAGGATTGTAGATTCAGTTGCTGCAGAGCTTCAGGATGCGGGGGTAGAGAAGGATAGCGTCGTCCTGGTGCAGCTACCAAATATTTGGGAGCTTGCTATGCTGTATCTTGCAGTTTCAAAGGCTGGAGGAATAATTTCCCCCATGCCCATGCAGTGGAGGGCAAAGGAGTTAAAATACGTTGCAGAACTGACAAAGGCCGGACAATACATAACTGTTGAGGAATTCAAAGGTTACAAACATGCAGAAGCCGGGAAAGAAGTTGTTGAGAATGTTATAACGCTTGATGAAATTAGAGAAATGGCAAACAGGAATAGAAGGCCCGAAGAAGTTGAAGTCAGCGCCAACGATGTGTTTACGATCTGCTGGACTTCTGGTACTGAAGCTGACCCGAAGGGCTGTCCGATGACCCACAACAACTGGTATTACATCTCCAATTTCAGAAGTGCAATGAACGTCCCGCCGAATCCACGAATTCTCTGTGTTGCCCCGCTCGTTAACATGACCGGTGTTGGGGTTAACTACATCCCCTGGATATTCGAGGCTGGAACTTTTGTCCTCCACCATCCCTTCGATCCCGTTATCTGCCTCAGACAGCTTGTTGACGAGAGGATAGACTTCACAATTCTCGTTCCAGCAGTTCTGAACATGGCTCTCAAATTTCCGGGAATCGAGAAGTTCGATCTAAGTGTTGTTAAAACAATTACAACAGGAAGCGCTCCTCCGTCAAAGTGGGCGATAGATGAGTTCAAGAAGCGGTGGGCGATAGATATCGTCAACATCTGGGGGCAGAACGAGGGGACTGCATTAATAGCCGGTCCGCTTGACGTTCCCGATACGGCGAAGAGGGTTGATCACTTTCCGAACTGGGGCAGGGATTGCGGATGGAAGAGTGGAGTTGAGGGTGTTGAGACAGAGATTGTGGATGAAGAAGGAAGAGAACTTACAGAACCGGGAGAGATCGGAGAACTGCTTTACAGAAGTCCCGGAGTGATTCCATGCTACTTCAACAGGCCTGATCTAACTGAAAAGGCTTTTGTAGAATACAACGGAAAGAGATTCTTTAGAACCGGAGATCTTTTCGTAATCAAGGATGAGTGCCATATTGGCTTCTACGACAGGAAGAAGGACATAATAATCAGGGGAGGGTTCAACATCAGTGCTGCAGAGATAGAAAATGCCCTGCTTGAGCATCCAAAGGTTCTGGAGGTTGCTGCTGTTGGAATGCCGGATGAAATTCTCGGTGAGAGAGTTTGCATCTTCGTTGTCCCGAGAGATGAAGAACCGACTCTTGAAGAGTTGCGGGAATATTTAAAGGAAAAGGGATTTGCCGTTTACAAGCTGCCTGAGAAGCTAATACTGGCTGATGGAATACCCCGAAACCCCGTTGGCAAGATACTGAAATCTGAACTGAGGAAACGGTACAGGTTTTGA
- a CDS encoding Lrp/AsnC ligand binding domain-containing protein, with the protein MLYAYVLINTEVGDEEKIHEDMMRIEGIEEVHIVYGVYDIIGKIKAKDMDELKIILERIRRMSGLRSTLTLIVTK; encoded by the coding sequence ATGCTATATGCCTACGTTTTGATAAACACTGAAGTTGGTGATGAGGAGAAAATCCATGAAGATATGATGAGGATTGAAGGGATTGAAGAGGTACACATTGTTTACGGGGTTTACGACATTATAGGAAAGATTAAAGCAAAAGATATGGACGAACTGAAGATTATACTGGAAAGAATCAGAAGGATGAGTGGTCTGAGATCAACGCTAACTCTCATTGTAACGAAGTGA